AGCGGGCCGCCGGATTCCTCCTCCGGCGGCCCGCCCGGCTTGTAAGCAGGGGTCCCCTGCTAACGCCTGCGGTATAGGAAGGGTCCCCTGCTAACGCCAACCGGCGCGCTGGTGTTAGTAGGGGACCCCTGCTATGCACGAGGCGTTAACAGGGGGCCCTTCCTTGCACCCGGGGAACGGGGACGGGGGAGGGCTGACAGAATGCCGGGAGCAACGGACGTAGAGCCAGACGAGGGAGACGCACGTCGTGATCCGTACCCATGACGCCGGCAGCCTGCGCGCGACGGACGCCGGCACCACGGTGACGCTCGCCGGGTGGGTGGCCCGCCGGCGCGACCACGGCGGTGTCATCTTCGTCGACCTGCGCGACGCATCCGGCGTGGTCCAGGTGGTCTTCCGCGAGGAGGACGCGCACGCGCTGCGCAACGAGTACTGCGTCAAGGTCGTCGGTGAGGTCACCCGTCGCCCGGCGGGCAACGAGAACCCGGAGCTGCCGACCGGCGAGATCGAGGTGACCGCCGCCGAGTTGGACGTGCTCTCCGAGGCCGCTCCGCTGCCGCTGCCGATCGACGACCAGGTGGTGGCCGGCGACGACGTCCGCCTCAAGTACCGCTATCTCGACCTGCGCCGGGGCGGCCCGGCCCGGGCGATGCGCCTGCGCTCGCGGGCCAACCAGCTCGCCCGTGGCGTGTTGCACGAGCGGGACTTCCTGGAGATCGAGACGCCGACGCTGACCCGGTCCACCCCGGAGGGCGCCCGCGACTTCCTGGTCCCGGTCCGCCTGCAACCCGGCAGCTGGTACGCGCTGCCGCAGTCCCCGCAGCTGTTCAAGCAGCTGCTCATGGTCGGCGGCATGGAGCGGTATTACCAGATCGCCCGCTGCTACCGCGACGAGGACTTCCGGGCCGACCGGCAGCCGGAGTTCACCCAGCTCGACATCGAGATGTCCTTCGTCACCGAGGAGGACGTGATCGACCTCGGTGAGGAGATCGCCGCCGCCCTCTGGTCGGACCTGGCCGGGTACGAGATCCCGCGCCCGATCCCGCGCATCACCTGGCACGACGCCATGGCCCGGTACGGCTCGGACAAGCCGGACCTGCGCTACGGCGTGGAGCTGACCGAGCTGACCGACTACCTGCGCGGCACCCAGTTCCGGGTCTTCGCCGGGGCGATCGACGCGGGCGGGTACGTCGGTGCGGTGGTGATGCCCGGCGGCGCCGGTCAGACCCGCAAGGAACTGGACGGCTGGCAGGACTGGGCCAAGGCGCGCGGTGCCAAGGGACTGGCGTACGTGGTGTTGGACGCCGAGACCGGCGAGCCGCGCGGGCCGGTGGCGAAGAACCTCTCCGCCGAGCACCTGGCCGGGCTGGCCGACGCCGTCGGCGCCAAGCCGGGCGACGCCGTCTTCTTCGCTGCCGGCCCGGAGGCACGCCCGGCCCAGGAGCTGCTCGGTGCGGCCCGGATCGAGATCGCCAAGCGGGCCGGTCTGGTCGACGAGAGCGCCTGGGCGTTCTGCTGGGTGGTGGACGCGCCGATGTTCGAGAAGACGGACGATGGTGGCTGGACGGCCGTGCACCACCCGTTCACCTCGCCGAACGCCGAGTGGATGGACCGCTTCGAGGAGGCGCCGGACCGGGCGCTGGCCTACGCGTACGACATCGTCTGCAACGGAAACGAGATCGGCGGCGGCTCGATCCGTATCCACCGTCGTGAGGTGCAGCAGCGGGTCTTCGAGCTGCTCGGCATCACGCCGGAGGAGGCGCAGGACAAGTTCGGCTTCCTGCTGGAGGCGTTCAGCTACGGCCCGCCCCCGCACGGCGGCATCGCGTTCGGCTGGGACCGGGTCTGCATGCTGCTCGCCGGTGTCGACTCGATCCGCGAGGTCATCGCCTTCCCGAAGACGCGCGGCGGCTTCGACCCGCTGACCGGCGCACCCACCCCGATCACCGGGCAGCAGCGCGCCGAGGCCGGTATCGACGCCAAGCCGAAGCCGGCCCAGGTCCCGCACACCGGCACCGCCGGCCCGGCCGCCCCGGTCGCCGACCCCACCTGACCGACACCGCGTGAGGTCGGTGGGGCAGCACCCCGCCGACCTCACGGCGCGTCGCGGAGCGGTCCAGGGGGTGCAGGTCGGTGCGGTTACTGGTGGTGGGTGGCAGCGGGTTCCTAGGCCGTGAGGTGTGCCGGCGGGCGGTCGCTGTCGGGTGGGATGTGGTCGGCACATACCACTCGGGGCAGGTCGAGGTCCCCGGTGTGGTGTCACACCGGATCGACGTGACCGATCGGGCCGCGGTGCGCGAGCTTGTCACACGGGTACGCCCGGACGCGGTGGTCGGCACCCCCTACCGGTACGCCGACGGGGCGGCCCACGTCGCGTGCGCGTCTGGTGCACCTGTCCAGCGACGCGCTACACGCCGGCCGTTCCGAGGCGTACGCCGATGACGATGTGCCCAGCCCGATCTACCCGTACGGTGCGGCGAAGGCGGCCGCCGAGACGGCGGTGCGGGCCGTCGACCCGGGCGCGGTGTTGGTGCGTACCTCGCTGATCTTGGGGGAGGGGAGTCCGCAGATCCGGCTCTGCCGGAACGCGCAGGCCGGGCGGGCCGCCCTGTTCAGTGACGAACTGCGCTGCCCGGTGGATGTCGGCGACCTGGCGGCGGCCGTGCTCGAACTGGTGGAGTCCGACTACGCCGGTCCGCTGAATGTGGCCGGGGTCGACGCGGTCAGCCGGGCCGAGCTGGGTCTGCTGGTGGCCCGGCGGGAGGGCCTGGACCCGACCGGCCTGCACACCACCACCGGGGTCGCTGCCGGGGTGCTCCGTCCCGGCGAGGTGCGCCTGGACTCCACGCGCGCCGCCACGCTCCTGCGGACGCGGTTGCGTGGCGTCACCGAGCTTCTCGCCGTCTGAGTCGAACCACGAACACCGCTCCGCCCGGATGCACGATCTCTATGCACAATACTTGTGCATAAGAACTGTGCACCGCTACGGTGTGGTCATGGGAGACGTGCAGAAGCCGGCACCGCGACGGGTGCGGATCGATCATCGGCAGGTCCGGGCGTTGGCGCACCCGCTGCGTAACCGGCTGCTCGGTGCGCTGCGGGTGAAGGGGGCGGCGACCGCCACCACCCTCGCCGAGCTGCTGGACACCAACACCGGCGCGACCAGTTACCACCTGCGCCAGTTGGCCGAGGTCGGGCTGGTCGTCGAGGAGACCGACCGCGGCGCCGGGCGGCAACGCTGGTGGCGGGCCGCGCACGACGTCACGAGCTTCGAGAGCACCGACTTCGACGACGATCCGGACGCGCGGGCCGCGATCGAGTGGATCCAGGCCGACCAGGTGCGCCTCTTCGTCGAGCACGCCGAGCGATGGTTCGCCGTACGCGACCAGTGGTCGCCGCAGTGGCGCGAAGCCTTCGGCATGAGCGACGTCTTCATGACCATCCCGGCGGCCCGGCTCAAGGAACTCCAGGCGGAGCTGTTGCAGATCCTCCAGCGCTACCACGCCGAGGCGGATCCCGATGCGCCCGGCGCCGAGCAGGTGCAGGTCGTCCTGGCCAGCCACCCGCTGCTGATGGGGGAGAAGCGGTGACGAGCGACCTGTCCGTGCTCCAGATCCGCCGTCGTTTCCTGGTCCTGCACGGGCTCCGGTGGTTACCGGTCGGTCTGATGATCCCGGTGACCATCCTGCTGATGCAGGAGCGGGGCCTGACCCTGACCCAGATCGGCCTGGCCGTCGGCGCGCAGGGGGTGGTGGTGCTCGCCCTGGAGCTGCCGACCGGCGGGTTCGCCGACGCGCTGGGCAGCCGGCCGGTGCTGGTGGTGGCGAACGTGGTCGGCCTGGTGTCGCTGGCCCTGCTGGTGGTCGCCGACTCCTTCGCCCTGCTGGCCGCCGTCTGGGCGTTGCAGGGCGTGTTCCGAGCCCTGGACAGCGGGCCGTTGGAGTCCTGGTACGTCAACAGCACGCTCGCCGCCGACCCGGACGCCGCGTACGAGAAGGGGCTCGGTCAGGGTGGCGCGGTCCTCGGCCTGTCGATGGCGGCCGGTGCGCTGCTCAGCGGCGGGCTGGTGGCGCTGGGGCCGGTGGGTCCGGTCAGCGCGCTCACCACGCCGATCGTGATCGCGGTCCTGTTGCAGGCCGTCGCGCTGGTGGCGTTGCTGGCGCTGCTGGTGGAGCAGCGCCCGGCGGCGGGCGCGGGTGCGCTGCGGTCCTCGGTCCGCGCGGCGCCGCGGATGGTGGGCGAGGCGTTCGGCCTGCTGCGTCGGTCCCGGGTGCTGCTCGCGTTGGTCGCGGTCGAGCTGTTCTGGGGCTTCGGCATGATGACCTTCGAGGGCCTGCTGCCGGTGCGGCTGGCCGAGGTGGTGGGTGACCCGGACCGGGCCGCCGCCCTGCTCGGTCCGGCCAACACCGTGGCCTGGCTGGCGTCGGCCGGCGGTGCGGCGCTCACCCCGCTGCTGATCCGTCGGCTGGGGGCCGCACCCGGTGCCGCCCTGCTGCGGATCGTGCAGGGCGTCACGGTCGTCGGCATGGCCCTGCTGGCCGGTCCGGTCGGCGTGCTGATCGCGTTCATCGCCTGCTACGCCGTGCACGGCGCGTCCAATCCGCTGCACATGGGACTGCTGCACCGGCAGGTGGACGGTCCCTACCGCAACAGCGTGATCTCGGTGAACTCGATGGTGGCCATGCCGGCGGGAGCGTTGGGCGGGGCGGTGCTCGGCTTCGTCGGCGACCGGGCCGGGGTGGGCACGGCGATGCTGGTCGGCGCGGTGGTGCTGGCCGTGGCCGCGCCGCTCTATCTGCCGGCCTGGCGGGCTGCCCGCGCGTCCGCCGGGGCGTCCGCCGGTGCGGGGAGACGGACCGAGGTGAGCGGGAAGGCGCCGGTGTAGCCGAGCCGCCGGTACAACCGGATCGCGCCGGTGTTGTCCGGGTAGACGCCGAGCGCCACCATGTCGTACCGCCGGGACAACGCCCGGGTCATGCCGGCGGTCAGCGCCGCGCCCAGCCCCTGGTTGCGGTGTGTCGGGCAGACGACCAGCCCGGCGAGGAATCCGACCTCGTCCCGGGTCCGGTCGGCCCCGGCGGCGATCAACCGGTCGCCGTCGCGGATGCCGTACCAGTCGACGATCCGGGGATCGCCCGGCCGCGCCGTACTGGTGGGGAACGCCGCGTCGATCAGCGCGGTCAGCGCCGGATGGTCCGCCGCGTCCAGGCGGACCACGTGTTCCTCACCGGGCTGCGGCGGCGGCGCGCCGGTCGTCCAGAGAAAGTCCCAGTCCCGGTACGCCGCCACGACCGCACCGGCGCGGTCGGTGGCCGGATCCCGCCGGGGCAGGTGCACCCACTGGCCCGGGTCGAGCGTCCGCTCCTCGGCCAGCGCGGCGACCAGTGTGACAGCCGCGTCCGGCGGCCCCACGGCGGCGCAGACCGTCGACTGTGGCGACGACAGCAGCCAGCACACCGCCCCCTCGTGTCGCC
Above is a window of Verrucosispora sp. NA02020 DNA encoding:
- the aspS gene encoding aspartate--tRNA ligase — translated: MIRTHDAGSLRATDAGTTVTLAGWVARRRDHGGVIFVDLRDASGVVQVVFREEDAHALRNEYCVKVVGEVTRRPAGNENPELPTGEIEVTAAELDVLSEAAPLPLPIDDQVVAGDDVRLKYRYLDLRRGGPARAMRLRSRANQLARGVLHERDFLEIETPTLTRSTPEGARDFLVPVRLQPGSWYALPQSPQLFKQLLMVGGMERYYQIARCYRDEDFRADRQPEFTQLDIEMSFVTEEDVIDLGEEIAAALWSDLAGYEIPRPIPRITWHDAMARYGSDKPDLRYGVELTELTDYLRGTQFRVFAGAIDAGGYVGAVVMPGGAGQTRKELDGWQDWAKARGAKGLAYVVLDAETGEPRGPVAKNLSAEHLAGLADAVGAKPGDAVFFAAGPEARPAQELLGAARIEIAKRAGLVDESAWAFCWVVDAPMFEKTDDGGWTAVHHPFTSPNAEWMDRFEEAPDRALAYAYDIVCNGNEIGGGSIRIHRREVQQRVFELLGITPEEAQDKFGFLLEAFSYGPPPHGGIAFGWDRVCMLLAGVDSIREVIAFPKTRGGFDPLTGAPTPITGQQRAEAGIDAKPKPAQVPHTGTAGPAAPVADPT
- a CDS encoding helix-turn-helix domain-containing protein translates to MGDVQKPAPRRVRIDHRQVRALAHPLRNRLLGALRVKGAATATTLAELLDTNTGATSYHLRQLAEVGLVVEETDRGAGRQRWWRAAHDVTSFESTDFDDDPDARAAIEWIQADQVRLFVEHAERWFAVRDQWSPQWREAFGMSDVFMTIPAARLKELQAELLQILQRYHAEADPDAPGAEQVQVVLASHPLLMGEKR
- a CDS encoding MFS transporter; the protein is MTSDLSVLQIRRRFLVLHGLRWLPVGLMIPVTILLMQERGLTLTQIGLAVGAQGVVVLALELPTGGFADALGSRPVLVVANVVGLVSLALLVVADSFALLAAVWALQGVFRALDSGPLESWYVNSTLAADPDAAYEKGLGQGGAVLGLSMAAGALLSGGLVALGPVGPVSALTTPIVIAVLLQAVALVALLALLVEQRPAAGAGALRSSVRAAPRMVGEAFGLLRRSRVLLALVAVELFWGFGMMTFEGLLPVRLAEVVGDPDRAAALLGPANTVAWLASAGGAALTPLLIRRLGAAPGAALLRIVQGVTVVGMALLAGPVGVLIAFIACYAVHGASNPLHMGLLHRQVDGPYRNSVISVNSMVAMPAGALGGAVLGFVGDRAGVGTAMLVGAVVLAVAAPLYLPAWRAARASAGASAGAGRRTEVSGKAPV
- a CDS encoding GNAT family N-acetyltransferase, with product MIIPAEALVGREAILTAVDHHPFFRHTVPRHAPVRGWRHEGAVCWLLSSPQSTVCAAVGPPDAAVTLVAALAEERTLDPGQWVHLPRRDPATDRAGAVVAAYRDWDFLWTTGAPPPQPGEEHVVRLDAADHPALTALIDAAFPTSTARPGDPRIVDWYGIRDGDRLIAAGADRTRDEVGFLAGLVVCPTHRNQGLGAALTAGMTRALSRRYDMVALGVYPDNTGAIRLYRRLGYTGAFPLTSVRLPAPADAPADARAARQAGR